CGTCGTAGGCGTCGAGGGGGCTTAGTGGCGGCGACCGGACCGACGGCAATCAGCGTTTTACCGCTGGCTGTCGTCTATCCTTCGGCAACCATGGCGGAATACGACTTCGAGGGGAAAGTAGCGATGGTGACGGGAGCGGCGCGCGGACAGGGTCGGTCGCACGCCCTGCGGTACGCCGAGAACGGGGCGGACGTGGTGTGTGCCGACATCTGCGAGACGACCGACGAGTCGACGTACGAACTCGGCGACGAGACCGAACTCGACGAGACGGTCCGGATGGTCGAGGAGCGGGGCCAGCGCGCGCTGGGCGTCCAGATGGACGTCTCGGACGAGGCGGAGGTGCAGGCGGGCGTCGAGCACGCCGTCTCGGAGTTGGGCCGCATCGACATCCTCGCCAACAACGCGGGAGTCGCGCCGGTTTCGGGGCTGATGGAGTTGGACGAGGAGACGTGGGACCACGCCCTCGACGTGAACCTCAAGGGGATGTGGCTCTGCTCGAAGTACGTCGGCCAGCACATGATAGAGCGCGGCGAGGGCGGGCGCATCGTCAACACCTCCTCGACCGCCGGGATGGTCGCCTCGCCGGGACTCGGCCATTACAGCGCCGCGAAGCACGGCGTCATCGGACTGACGAAGAACCTCGCGATGGAACTCGCCCAGCACGACGTGACGGTCAACGCGGTCTGTCCGACCGCGGTCGACACCGCGATGGTGGGCGGCATCGTCGAGTCCATCGGCGAGGAGATGGCCGAAATCGCGGAGCAGTCCGGCCCGGACAACGTGCTGGGTGAGATCGTCGAACCGGAGGACGTGAGCGCGGCGTTCATGTGGCTGTCGAGCGACGACGCCCGCTACGTCACCGGCATCGCGCTCCCCGTGGCCGCGGGGGCGACCGCGATTTGAAAGACGCGAAACAGACCGATTCGACCGATTCGAAACCGTTCGGAGGCTTTCGCTCGTGAACTGGCAAGAGTTCGTCGACTACGACAGGAACCGAATCGCATGGTGGCTCTACCTGCTCGCGCTCGGGGTCGGCGTCGTCTACGTCGGCTACTCGTTCGTAGGGATGTTCGTGCTGGGCGTGTTCCTCTACTACGCCGCCCGGCCCATCTGCGACCGTGTCGACGAAGTCGTCGACAACGACGGACTGGCGGCCGGCCTGACGCTGGCGGGCATCGTGACGCCGGTACTGTTCGTCCTCGGCTACGTCGGCCTGGCGGCGCTCCGAGACGCGGCGGCGTTGTCGGGGGCGGAGGGCGTCACGGGACTGCTCGCGCCGGTGCTGAACGTCGAGTCGCTCACCGCGAGCCAGCAGAACCTCGTCCAGACGCTGCTGAACAACCCCCAGCGAGTCCAGTCGCTGGGGACCGGCCGAATTCGACAGCTGGTGACCGCCGCGCTGTCCGCACTCGGCGCACTCGTCGGGGCGGCGGTCCTGGTGTCGCTGTCGTTCGGGCTGGCGTTCTTCCTGCTCCGGGACGACGACGGCATCGCGGAGTGGTTCCGCGAGGAGGTGGCGCCGAAGGGGACGACCGGCTACGCCTACGCCTACGCCGTCGACGACGAACTGGAGACGGTGTTCTTCGGGAACGTGTTGTTCGTGCTCGTGATGGCGATACTCTCGGCAATCGTCTACTACGGGTTCAACTTCGTGGCGCCGCCGTCGCTCACCATCCCGTACGCCATCCTGCTCGCGCTGTTGACCGGGGTGGCGAGCCTCGTCCCGCTCGTTGTCGGGAAGGTCGTCTACGTCCCGCTGGTGGCGTACCTCGCCTGGGTCGCGTCCGGGCAGGGTGGCGCGGCGATGGTCTACCCCGTCGGCCTGCTGGTCGTGTCGTTCCTCGTGCTCGACATCCTGCCCCAGACGTTCCTCCAGCCGTACATCTCGGGCAACCAGATCCACGTGGGCATCATGATGTTCGCGTACATCCTCGGGCCGATGTTGTTCGGCTGGTACGGGTTCTTCCTGCTCCCGCTGTTCTTCGTGTTGGTCATCCAGGCGGTCCGCATCGTCGTGACCGACCTCATCCACGGCGAGGAGCTCTCGCCGGACGTCGACGCGGCCCCCTCGCTGGGGAAACGGAACCTGGGCGAACCGGGCGACTCCGACGAGGACGAGTCGTCGTCGGCCTCCTCGTGAGCGACGCCCGGACGAACGTGGCCGGCTACTCGGCCACGAGGTCCTCGCCGACCGCCGCGCGTTCCGATTCTTTCGTGTGACCGTCTTCGTCTTCCGGCGCGTCGTCGACGCGCCGGAAGACCGGCGTCCCCGGATTGCCGGCGTCTTCGAATCCGAACGACCGCAGGGCGTAGACGAGGTCCGCGAGGGCGTAGTCCTCGCGGGCCGTCACCGGCCGGCCGTCGTCGGTGTACTCGGCGGTCAGCGCGGCGAGGTCGTCGAGCGCGACGCCGCCGCGCGCGGCGGCGTCGCGCTCCGAGCGTTGCGCACCGTCCGAATCGACGGCCGCCGCGAGCGCCGCCCGCACCGGGGCGTCCGAGCGGTCGAGGTCGTAGCGCTCGCGCTTGTCCTCGACGCGGCCGCGGAGGTCGTCGTAGGTCCGTCGCCCGCACCGGTCGGGGTCCCGGACTCGCTCGGCGTGGGCGACGAGGTGGCGGTTGGCCGCGACCGCCTCGTCCCAGTTCCGGACCGCCGCGGCCGCGATGTCCGGGAGGTCGTCTGAGTCGCCGACCAGCGGGTGGTCGTCGGGCACCGAGTCGTATATCCACGGCTCGTCCCGGAGGACCAGCACCTGGCCGCTGGCGGCCTGCTCGAACGGCGTACGGGCCATCGTCTCGTACTCGCTGGCGCAGACGGCGAGGTCGCCCGCGGCGAGCGCGCGCTCGTAGGTTTCGCGGTCGGCCTCGGGATACGCGTCGACCCACGCCGGTTCGGCGTAGGCGTCCGGAATCGGGTCCATGCTGGTGAGCAGCGTCTCGATTCCGAACTCGTCGTGGAGGCGCTCGCCGACCGCCAGCAGGCGGTCGGCGCGCTTCTTCTCCCACATCGACCCCGCGAGGTGGAGCGCGGTCGGTTCGTCGGCGTAGCGCTCGTCGAACGCAGAGAAGTGGATGGGACTGCCGGTTTCGAGCGCCCCGTCCAGCGCCGACTCGACCGCCTCGGGCCGGAGGAAGTCGGTCGCGCGCTCCCGGAGTTGCCGGGCGTCGGCGCCGGCCTTGAACCAGATGCCGTCCGAGAAGACGGCGCTCGCCATCTCCATCTTGCTCTGGAAGTCGTCGCGGTGCGAGCAGTAGCGGTACTTGAACGGCACCTGGAGGTCGTGGACGTTGGCGATCACGTCGAAGGGGTCGACGTCGGCCGCCCAGTGGTCGGTCTGCTCGCGGAGCCACTTGGAGAGGTCGAACCGGCCGGTCCGGCGCTGGTCGACCACGCAGTCGAGGTACGCGCCGCGGTCGTATATCTCGCGCTTCAGGGCCGAGAGTTCGTCCCACCCGTAGCCGCCCTCGGTGAACAGTTCCGACTCGCCCGCGGCGAACGGGTCGGCTCGAATCGCGGTGACGCGCTCGCGGTCGGCCAGCACCGCCGCGTCGGGCGTGCCGGGGTCCACCAGCCAGTAGACGTGCAGCGAGTCGTCGAGTTCGAGCCACCGCTCGACCCACGTCGCGGCGTCGGCGAGCGTGCCGTTCGCACTCGGGTCGTCGGGTCGGTAGAGTTCGGGTATCACCAGAACGCGCATCGAAAGTCCCCCGTTCGACGCCGGCGTCACTGCTGGCGTCGACTCCGCTCGTGGAACGAAAGGCGTGCGAGCGCCTTCAACGTCTCGGCCGGGAGGTCGCGGTCGACCGCGGACGAACCGCGGTCGGCCGCGGCTTCGAGTGTCGAGGCCCGTGCGTCGACGGAGCGGGCGGCCGGACCGAAAGAGAGTCGCGGTGTCACGGCGGTGCGTCGGCGGCTATCCGGGCGGGGTCAGTACTGCGAACCGGTGAACGGCTGACTCTGCTGGCTCTGCATCGGCGGTTGGCTCCGGGTCCGGGTCGGAATCTGACCCTGGGGCTGGCCCTGTCCCGAGGTCTGGGCGCCGCTCTGCTGGTTCGACCCCTGGTAGACGGTGAGCAGTTCCTCGACGGAGTGAATCGCCCGAAGCAGGTCGGTGATGACCGCCCCGACGAACTGCTCCTGTTCGAACTGCTGGAGTTCCCGGATGGCCTCTGTGGCGACCGTCAGGAAAGTGTCGGCCTGGTAGGGCACGAACTTCGACCGGCTGAGGATGAGTTCCTCGTTGAGTTCGGCGATTTCGCTGATGGCCTCCAGGGTCGTCTCGATACCGCTACCCTGGAACGTGGCGTGAGCCCTCTCGGCCGCCCACTTGGTCTGCTTGCGGAGCCAACTCAGGTCTTCGAGCGCGGCCCGCAGTTCGCTTCGGAGGTCCTCGTCGAAGTGTGCGGGCTGGAACTGCTGTACCTGCTGGTCCTGCTGGAATTGCTGGCCCTGCTGGGTCGGAGTGCCGAGCGACTGGGACTGCTGGACGCCTCTCGCTTGCGGTTGGTACTGTTGTGACATCTGATTTCCCTCCACCTACCGGGCGCGACCGCGGTATTGATAGGTGTGGCGGCCACGTAACACAATCCGGAACGGTGTCTAATTTCACGTATTCTAACTGGGAAATCCGCCGCTCGCGGCGGGCCGCCGAACGGGGAGCGGAACGACCGAATCTCGCGCCCTCGGAGCGCTGAACTATTCGAGCGCGGACGGGAGAATCCGTACCGACGGGGGCGAACCCCGAACACGGGCGACCCGTCTGTCGGAGTACCCGAGCGACGGAGTCATTCGCCGACGAACACCTCGACGCCGTTCTTCGTGAGTACCACCAGCGGGGTGTTTCGTTCCTTCCAGTCCGACAGGTCGAACGTAAACGCCGAGTCGTCGGTCGCCGTCTCCGCCGAGACTGTGTACGTAGTCGCCTCCACTTTCGGCCACGGCTTCGAGGCACCGCCGTTCCCGGGGACGCTGTACGATTCGTCCAGTACGGTCCTGTCGTCGGCCTCGATTGTGACGGCGACCGTCACGGAAGCGGCGGTTTCGTTTCGGAGTTCGAATCGTTCGGGCATTCTCCCGAAGAGTGCGCCTCGAATTCGGGCGCAACCGGCGAAACCGGCCAAAGCGCCGGTGGAGATTGCGGACAAGACGCTCCTTCGGTTCATAGACATCGTTTCCTTCTCCGATCAAACTCCCGACGTAATCCATATTTTTACCGATTACGCCGAACGCTCGACGGCGTTCGAGAGACGAGAGCGCGCCGCGAGCGGTCGAGACGTGCGCCTGTGAAAGCGCGACCGAGAACGCAGGCGGACTACCGAGAGCGCGCGAGCGCCTCGAACGCGATTCCGAAACCATTAGCCGGTGCCGCCGCAACTCACGGGCGATGAACGACCTCCTCGTGCGGGCGGCCCGCGGCGAACGCACCGAGCGACCGCCGGTCTGGCTGATGCGCCAGGCCGGCCGCTACATCCCCGAGTACCGCGAGATTCGCGAGGACTACACCTTCAGGGAGGCCATCTCGACCCCGGAGGTCGCCGAGCGAATCACGCTCCTGCCCTGGGAACTGTTCGAACCCGACGGCCTCGTGATGTTCTCGGACATCCTTACCGTCCTCGAACCGCTCGGCCTCGACTACCGCATCGAGAGCGGAGTCGGCCCGGTGGTCGAGAACCCCGTCCAGTCGCCCGCCGACGTACCCGCGGGCCACGCCGACGTGCGCGAGGAACTCGACTACGTCGGCGCGCTGCTCGAACGCCTCCAGGAGAGCGTCGGCGGGAAGTCGGCCATCATCGGCTTCACCGGCGGTCCCTTCACCCTCGCGGCCTACGCCGTCGCGGGCGAACCCGCGGGGAAGAAACAGCTCCCCGTCCGGAAGTTCCGGGTCGAACACCCCGAGGCGTTCGCCGAACTGCTCGAACGGTTCACCGACGTCGTGGTCGAGTACGTCCGCTATCAGGTGGAGTCTGGCGCGGAGGTGATTCAGCTGTTCGACACCTACGCCGGACTGCTGACCCCCGACGACTACGAGACGTTCGTCCAGCCGCTCCACCGCCGAATCTTGGAAGCCGTCGACGTCCCCTCCATCGTCTTCGTCCGGAACCCCGGCGGGAAACTCGACCTGCTGGCCGACGCGAGCGCCGACGTCGTTGGCCTCGACTGGACCGTCGACATGGCCGACACCCGCGAGGAACTGGGCGAAACTCCCGTGCAGGGCAACCTCGACCCCTCCTACCTGCTCGGCGACGAGGAATTCGTCCGGGAGAAGACAGCGGAGGTCATCGAGAAGGCCGGCCCCGAGGGCCACATCCTCAACCTGGGCCACGGCATCGACCGGAACACGCCCGTCGAGAACGCGCAGGCGTTCGTGGAGACGGCCAAGCAGTGGGAGTGGTAGGGTCAGCGTCGTCGCGTTCGGGCCCTCGTCGCGCGACCGTTCGCGCCGTCTCGCCTCCGCGAAACTCGAACGTTCTCACTCCGTCTCGCCCGTCTCCTGTAGCGCGTGAACCCGGTAGAGCGTCGTCGTCCCGCTGATTTCGTTGCCGACCGCGACCAGCGGCGCGTCGACGGGGCTCGCCTCGGCCGGGACGAAGGTCACGCCCTCCGGCCCGAGGTCGCCCGCGTCGCTCGGGTCGGCCGGCCCTTCTTCGATGTCTCGCTCGGGGTCGACGTCGAAGTCGCGGTTGTTGATGTACTGGACGAACGCCGGTTCGGTCGGGTCGGTCACGTCGTAGACGACCAGGCTCGCGATGCGTTCGAGGCCGACGAACGCGTACGTGCGGCCGCCGACGTCGCCGACGGCGATGCCCTCGGGTTCGGGACCCTTCGCGGTGCTCTGGGCGAACGGCGCGTTCGTCGTTCCGTCGGCGTTGAAGTACTCGGGGTGGTGCATCGCTTCGAGGAGTTCGAAGTCGGCCCCGCTGTCGTACACCAGCGTCCCGTTGGGTCTCCAGATGGCGAACGACCGGCCGCCGAACGCGTATATCTCCTCGTGTCGCCCGTCGCCGTCGACGTCGCCGCGCTCGGTCGTGGTGTGGAGGTTGCCCAGATGCTCGGGTCGCTGGAGGTCGGCGACGTCCGAGACGCCCGGCATCGAATCGAAGTCGAACGCGTCGGGGTCGAGGTCGAGGTCGGCGACGGTCGTCACCTCGCTGAATCCCTCGGCGTCGCGCGCGCCGCCCTCGTTGGCCGTGAGCAGGTAGGTTTGCCCGTCGCGCTCGTAGGCCGCCACGGCGTCGGGTTGGTACATCCCGTAGACGGGCCAGTTCCGGACGTTCAACCGGTCGACGTCGCTGGCGTCGAGTTCGTTCCCGGTCGCGTCGTGGTCCTTGTAGCCCAACGCGCGGACCTCGGTCACGGTCGCCGACTCGACGTCCACCTCGGCGAGCGCGTTGTTCAACTGCAGGACGACGTAGGCCGTGGTCGAGTCGGCCGAGACGGTCAGATACTCCGGTTCGAAGTTCGTCGAGGCGGCCGCGTTCGGGCCGAAGATTCGGACGCCGCGCTCGCGGAGTTCGTCCTCCCGGCCGTCGTACGCCCGAAAGTCGGCCTGTTCGACCGTCGCGTCACCCACGCCGTCGCGAACGTCCACGACGCTCACCGTCCCCGGCGGGTCGGTTTCGTAGTCGTCGCTCGGTTCGCCGGAGTCGGCCGTGAGCACCCGACTCCCGTCGGGGGTGAACTTCACCGCGTCGGGCGTCGCGCCGACCTCGACGGTGGCCGCGTGAGCGCGCTTCGGGGCGTCGTAGAAGACGACGCGACCGTGCTCCTGGGGCGTCTCCGCGACGACCGACACCGCGAGCACCGTGGTCGTCCCGTCGCCGAGGGGAACGTCGTCCTTCAGGGCGACGTTGGTCACCTCGCCCGCGTCGGGCCACGCCTCGGCGACCGAAATCTGGGCCGCTCGCTCGGGGTCGGCGGGCGTCGTCACGTCGAGCACGTCGACGGCGCAGGCCTCCGCGTCGACGACGAACAGGTGGTCCGAATCGGCGCTGGTGGCGACGATTTCGGCCGCGTCGGCGTCGAACTTGCCCGACTCGTATCGGCCGACCCGTTCGAGCACCACGCCGCCGCGGTCGCCGGTTCCCGCCGGATAGGATGTCGTCATGCTCGAAGTGACGAGAGCCCGAATGTAGAAAGTTCTCGCCGAAGAGGAGTCTCAGCGCGTTCAGCGCCGAGCCGAACGAGCGACGCTCCCCGACGACCGCCTACAGCGCAGGCAACAGGGCGGGGTCGGGTTCCGCGACCCGACCGGTGTCGGCGAGGTAGTCGTAGAGGCCGCGGTACGTCTCGACGCAGCCGTGGGTCGGCGTCTCCCGCAGGTGTCCCCGAAGCGTGTTCCAGTCGCCGACGAGCGCGCAGTGGCGCTTCGCTCGGGTCAACGCGACGTTGAGGCGGCGGAGGCCGTCCTCCGGACGGCCGAGGAAGCCCACCGTTCCGTCGTCGTTGCTCCGGACGAACGAGATGACGATGGCCTCCCGCTCGCTCCCCTGGAAGGCGTCGATGGTGTCGACGGTGACGGCGTCGCCGCCGGTCACCGATGCGAGGCGGTCGCGCACAGCGTCGACCTGGGCCTGGTACGGCGTGATAACGCCGATCTCGTCGGGGGCGAGGCCGTTGCCCAGCAGGTCCTTCACGAGCAGACCGACCAGCGTCGCCTCCGTGGGATTGTACCACGAGTGGTCGTCGCGGCGCTCCGGGCCGCCGAGCGAGTGGGCGACGATGGGCGGGCGGTCGGCCAGCGGGTCAACCCGCCGGCCGTTCCGGAGCGACCGGTCGTAGAACGCCCGGTTGGGGAAGTACGACACGTCGCGGTGCATCCGGTACTGGGTGCGGAGTTGGACGCCGACGCCCTCGTAGACGCCACCCTCCGCGTAGAGGTGCTCGAATAGCGAGAGGCCGTAACTCGACGCCGCGGGGTCGTCGGTGGCGCTGTAGGGTGGCAACTGGCGGTGGTCGCCCGCCAGCACCACCTTCTCGGCCCGGGCCAGCGGGACGCACGACGCCGCGCAGGTCGCCTGGGTCGCCTCGTCGACGACCGCCACGTCGAACTCGCGGGCGAGTCGGGCGGCGCTGCTGTTGGTCGTC
This genomic window from Halorussus vallis contains:
- a CDS encoding mycofactocin-coupled SDR family oxidoreductase produces the protein MAEYDFEGKVAMVTGAARGQGRSHALRYAENGADVVCADICETTDESTYELGDETELDETVRMVEERGQRALGVQMDVSDEAEVQAGVEHAVSELGRIDILANNAGVAPVSGLMELDEETWDHALDVNLKGMWLCSKYVGQHMIERGEGGRIVNTSSTAGMVASPGLGHYSAAKHGVIGLTKNLAMELAQHDVTVNAVCPTAVDTAMVGGIVESIGEEMAEIAEQSGPDNVLGEIVEPEDVSAAFMWLSSDDARYVTGIALPVAAGATAI
- a CDS encoding AI-2E family transporter codes for the protein MNWQEFVDYDRNRIAWWLYLLALGVGVVYVGYSFVGMFVLGVFLYYAARPICDRVDEVVDNDGLAAGLTLAGIVTPVLFVLGYVGLAALRDAAALSGAEGVTGLLAPVLNVESLTASQQNLVQTLLNNPQRVQSLGTGRIRQLVTAALSALGALVGAAVLVSLSFGLAFFLLRDDDGIAEWFREEVAPKGTTGYAYAYAVDDELETVFFGNVLFVLVMAILSAIVYYGFNFVAPPSLTIPYAILLALLTGVASLVPLVVGKVVYVPLVAYLAWVASGQGGAAMVYPVGLLVVSFLVLDILPQTFLQPYISGNQIHVGIMMFAYILGPMLFGWYGFFLLPLFFVLVIQAVRIVVTDLIHGEELSPDVDAAPSLGKRNLGEPGDSDEDESSSASS
- the hemE gene encoding uroporphyrinogen decarboxylase; this translates as MNDLLVRAARGERTERPPVWLMRQAGRYIPEYREIREDYTFREAISTPEVAERITLLPWELFEPDGLVMFSDILTVLEPLGLDYRIESGVGPVVENPVQSPADVPAGHADVREELDYVGALLERLQESVGGKSAIIGFTGGPFTLAAYAVAGEPAGKKQLPVRKFRVEHPEAFAELLERFTDVVVEYVRYQVESGAEVIQLFDTYAGLLTPDDYETFVQPLHRRILEAVDVPSIVFVRNPGGKLDLLADASADVVGLDWTVDMADTREELGETPVQGNLDPSYLLGDEEFVREKTAEVIEKAGPEGHILNLGHGIDRNTPVENAQAFVETAKQWEW
- a CDS encoding choice-of-anchor I family protein, whose protein sequence is MTTSYPAGTGDRGGVVLERVGRYESGKFDADAAEIVATSADSDHLFVVDAEACAVDVLDVTTPADPERAAQISVAEAWPDAGEVTNVALKDDVPLGDGTTTVLAVSVVAETPQEHGRVVFYDAPKRAHAATVEVGATPDAVKFTPDGSRVLTADSGEPSDDYETDPPGTVSVVDVRDGVGDATVEQADFRAYDGREDELRERGVRIFGPNAAASTNFEPEYLTVSADSTTAYVVLQLNNALAEVDVESATVTEVRALGYKDHDATGNELDASDVDRLNVRNWPVYGMYQPDAVAAYERDGQTYLLTANEGGARDAEGFSEVTTVADLDLDPDAFDFDSMPGVSDVADLQRPEHLGNLHTTTERGDVDGDGRHEEIYAFGGRSFAIWRPNGTLVYDSGADFELLEAMHHPEYFNADGTTNAPFAQSTAKGPEPEGIAVGDVGGRTYAFVGLERIASLVVYDVTDPTEPAFVQYINNRDFDVDPERDIEEGPADPSDAGDLGPEGVTFVPAEASPVDAPLVAVGNEISGTTTLYRVHALQETGETE